Proteins encoded within one genomic window of Spirulina major PCC 6313:
- a CDS encoding ABC transporter permease, which produces MTLSLRHTRYVIGENAITFGAFLLFLGFVLLAIFGDAIAPYDPLASNASMALNPPSAAHWFGTDALGRDILSRVLVATRLDLGIAIAAVAASFAAGSALGILAGYWGGWVDAIAGRVIDTIMAFPLFVLAMGIMAALGNSVENIIYATAIINLPLYARVIRSEVLVIKTAGYIEAAKLSGNTDIQIMLRYLFPNALPVMMVHISLNMGWAILNAAGLSFIGLGVQPPTPEWGIMVAEGATYIISGEWWLAMFPGLMLMIAVLCFNLLGDGLRDLVDPRKRT; this is translated from the coding sequence CTGTTTTTGGGGTTCGTGTTGTTGGCAATTTTCGGTGATGCGATCGCACCCTATGATCCCCTCGCCAGTAATGCCAGTATGGCCCTCAATCCCCCCTCGGCGGCCCATTGGTTTGGCACTGATGCCCTGGGGCGCGATATTTTGAGCCGGGTTTTAGTGGCGACGCGGTTAGATTTGGGGATTGCGATCGCGGCGGTGGCGGCATCCTTTGCGGCGGGGAGTGCGTTGGGAATTTTGGCGGGATATTGGGGCGGCTGGGTGGATGCGATCGCAGGCCGTGTGATCGACACAATTATGGCGTTTCCGTTGTTTGTCCTAGCGATGGGGATTATGGCCGCCCTGGGAAATTCTGTCGAAAATATTATTTATGCCACGGCGATTATTAATCTCCCCCTCTATGCGCGGGTGATTCGTTCGGAGGTGTTGGTGATTAAAACAGCGGGTTATATTGAAGCCGCCAAATTATCCGGCAATACCGATATACAAATTATGTTGCGCTATCTTTTCCCCAATGCCTTACCCGTGATGATGGTGCATATTTCCCTCAATATGGGCTGGGCGATTCTCAATGCGGCGGGTCTATCTTTCATTGGTTTAGGGGTGCAACCCCCAACGCCAGAATGGGGAATTATGGTAGCCGAAGGAGCGACCTATATTATTTCGGGAGAATGGTGGCTGGCAATGTTTCCCGGCTTGATGTTGATGATCGCGGTGCTTTGTTTTAACCTCCTCGGTGATGGCTTGCGCGATTTGGTTGATCCTCGTAAACGCACCTAA
- a CDS encoding ABC transporter ATP-binding protein: protein MTVATIPKTQLLTIENLAVEFRTRSGIVQALDQVSFAVAAGETVGLVGESGSGKSVLSLAILGILDAAARITSGTIAFNGENLLTMPRSQLRAKRGTGIAMIFQNPRVALNPIRRIGQQLRDVLIAHGGLSKAQCQARALELLTQVRIPDPNQRINAYPYELSGGMCQRVMIALALAGKPKVLIADEPTTGLDVTTQAAVMELIRDLGREGQMGTILITHDLDLAAQYCDRILVMHAGHIVETAPTRTILTQPRHPYTAKLLAATPDPHKSLAELTPIAGHLPDLRGTLPPCRFRSRCDRAIPDCDRAPLNRQAIAPDHTVACWHPLPSGVES, encoded by the coding sequence ATGACTGTAGCAACGATTCCAAAAACGCAATTATTAACGATTGAAAATTTAGCGGTGGAATTTCGGACGCGCTCCGGAATTGTGCAGGCATTAGATCAGGTGAGTTTTGCCGTGGCGGCGGGGGAAACCGTGGGTTTGGTGGGGGAAAGTGGGTCGGGGAAATCGGTGCTGTCCTTGGCGATTTTGGGGATTTTGGATGCGGCGGCCCGGATTACGTCGGGAACGATCGCATTTAACGGCGAAAATTTACTCACCATGCCGCGATCGCAACTGCGGGCCAAACGCGGCACAGGAATCGCGATGATTTTCCAAAATCCCCGTGTGGCCCTGAATCCGATCCGCCGGATTGGCCAACAGTTGCGGGATGTGTTGATCGCCCATGGTGGCCTCAGTAAAGCCCAATGCCAAGCGCGAGCCTTGGAACTGTTGACCCAGGTGCGGATTCCGGACCCCAACCAACGAATTAACGCCTATCCCTACGAATTGTCGGGGGGGATGTGTCAGCGGGTGATGATTGCCCTGGCGTTGGCGGGGAAGCCCAAGGTGTTGATCGCCGATGAGCCGACGACGGGGCTGGATGTGACCACCCAGGCGGCGGTGATGGAGTTGATCCGTGACTTGGGGCGCGAGGGGCAGATGGGGACGATTTTGATTACCCATGATTTGGATTTGGCGGCGCAATATTGCGATCGCATCCTCGTCATGCACGCTGGGCATATTGTCGAAACCGCCCCCACCCGCACGATCTTGACTCAACCCCGCCACCCTTACACCGCCAAACTCCTCGCCGCCACCCCTGACCCCCACAAAAGCCTCGCCGAACTGACCCCGATCGCGGGCCATCTCCCGGATTTACGGGGCACATTGCCGCCCTGTCGCTTCCGGTCGCGGTGCGATCGCGCCATTCCCGACTGCGATCGCGCCCCGTTAAACCGCCAAGCGATCGCCCCTGATCACACCGTTGCCTGCTGGCATCCCTTACCTTCTGGAGTTGAATCATGA
- a CDS encoding oligopeptide/dipeptide ABC transporter ATP-binding protein, with protein MISLDPPPLLTVHQLRKYFPTARRSFLNRDAAPRLLHAVDDVSFTVQAGESVGLVGESGCGKSTLVRLLTRLLDPTSGEIRFEGREIGAIAAPKFARHPLRSQLQLVFQDPHDSLNPRHTAFDSIAAPLKQLGGFQPSPLLNARVEELAELVGLPAALLSRFPHQLSGGQKARVGIARAIALHPKLLILDEPTSALDVSVQAVILHLLQDLQARLGMSYLFVSHDLNVVRLLCDRIIVMYLGQIIEMGPTDAIFDNPRHPYTQALIAAIPDPGTPPQPLQLQGEPRSPIDPDPQVCRLYGRCPHGVEACTTTTPHLEPMGPDHVAACHRADVLNPAQLR; from the coding sequence ATGATCAGCCTTGACCCGCCTCCCCTCCTCACGGTTCACCAATTGCGCAAATATTTCCCCACGGCCCGCCGTTCCTTCCTCAACCGTGACGCAGCCCCCCGCCTCCTCCATGCGGTGGATGATGTGTCGTTTACTGTGCAAGCCGGGGAAAGTGTCGGCCTGGTGGGGGAATCGGGTTGCGGTAAATCGACGCTGGTGCGGTTGTTGACCCGCCTGCTTGACCCGACGAGCGGCGAGATTCGCTTTGAGGGGCGCGAGATTGGCGCGATCGCAGCTCCGAAATTTGCCCGGCATCCCTTGCGATCGCAATTACAACTGGTGTTTCAAGACCCCCACGACAGCCTCAATCCTCGCCATACCGCCTTTGATAGTATTGCCGCCCCCCTCAAACAGTTGGGCGGGTTTCAACCCTCGCCCCTGCTCAATGCCCGCGTTGAGGAATTAGCCGAACTTGTGGGACTCCCCGCCGCCCTGCTGTCCCGATTTCCCCATCAACTGTCCGGCGGCCAAAAAGCGCGGGTGGGCATTGCGCGAGCGATCGCCCTCCATCCCAAACTATTAATCCTCGATGAACCCACCTCCGCCCTAGATGTCTCGGTGCAGGCGGTGATTTTGCATCTGTTGCAGGATCTCCAAGCACGGCTAGGGATGAGTTATCTCTTTGTGTCCCATGATTTGAATGTGGTGCGGCTGCTGTGCGATCGCATCATTGTCATGTATTTGGGGCAAATCATCGAAATGGGCCCCACAGATGCTATTTTTGACAACCCCCGCCACCCCTACACCCAAGCCCTGATCGCCGCCATCCCCGACCCCGGCACACCGCCCCAACCCCTCCAACTCCAAGGCGAACCCCGCAGCCCCATCGACCCCGACCCCCAGGTCTGTCGCCTCTACGGCCGCTGTCCCCACGGTGTCGAAGCCTGCACCACCACCACCCCCCACCTCGAACCCATGGGCCCCGATCATGTGGCCGCCTGCCATCGCGCCGATGTGCTCAACCCGGCTCAATTGCGCTAA
- the dtd gene encoding D-aminoacyl-tRNA deacylase: protein MENGGFTLYIRKCLNLRIFPSPDGQAWAQSVQEIGGELLVISQFTLYGDGRKGRRPSFSGSARPEQAEILYDRFVELLRAEGITVATGQFGAMMQVEIHNDGPVTLWLERDAATA from the coding sequence TTGGAAAACGGGGGCTTTACGCTTTACATTCGTAAATGCCTCAACCTCCGCATCTTTCCCAGCCCAGACGGGCAAGCCTGGGCCCAATCCGTCCAGGAGATCGGCGGTGAATTGTTGGTGATCAGTCAATTTACGCTGTACGGTGATGGGCGCAAAGGGCGGCGGCCGTCTTTTAGTGGGTCAGCCCGTCCGGAGCAGGCTGAAATCCTGTACGATCGCTTCGTTGAACTCCTCCGCGCTGAAGGTATCACCGTCGCCACCGGCCAGTTTGGCGCGATGATGCAGGTGGAGATCCACAACGACGGCCCCGTGACCCTCTGGCTCGAACGGGATGCGGCGACAGCCTAA
- the cruF gene encoding gamma-carotene 1'-hydroxylase CruF has product MKQLAIAERSLLAGHILSMVFGLAGLLLVLPNAELIANLPEIGKTVFQWSMAGGGVAYMLLGTAAVAIYVFRTIGTRQGLTFMLPAVFLSLGSELLGTSTGFPFGHYRYLSGLGYKVAGLVPFTIPLSWFYLGISAYLLARVGLESRFQWSAWLRLPIAIALGALLLTSWDFVLDPAMSQTNVPFWIWEQPGAFFGMPYQNFVGWMGTGIVFMSVATLLWPKQPLALSRQQLVFPLVVYLSNLAFSTVMSLGAGFVVPVLLGMVTGVIPAIALYWMARTPEAAIEQTLANTMRETAVVNPPATLPVVSTK; this is encoded by the coding sequence ATGAAACAGCTTGCTATTGCAGAGCGTTCTTTGCTCGCCGGTCATATTCTATCGATGGTGTTTGGCCTGGCAGGACTGCTGCTCGTCTTGCCGAATGCCGAACTGATTGCGAATCTTCCTGAAATAGGGAAAACCGTTTTTCAATGGTCAATGGCGGGCGGGGGTGTCGCATACATGCTGTTGGGAACCGCAGCCGTTGCCATCTATGTCTTCCGGACAATCGGAACCCGTCAAGGTCTGACGTTTATGCTGCCAGCGGTGTTTCTGTCCTTGGGGAGTGAACTCCTCGGCACGAGCACCGGCTTTCCCTTTGGCCATTACCGCTACCTGAGTGGCCTGGGGTATAAAGTGGCGGGCTTGGTTCCCTTTACCATTCCTCTGTCGTGGTTCTACCTCGGCATTTCAGCCTATCTCTTAGCCCGTGTGGGGTTAGAATCTCGCTTTCAGTGGTCGGCATGGCTGCGGTTGCCGATCGCGATCGCCCTCGGTGCGCTCCTCCTCACCTCCTGGGATTTCGTTCTAGATCCCGCCATGAGTCAAACCAATGTTCCCTTCTGGATTTGGGAACAACCCGGCGCGTTCTTTGGCATGCCCTATCAAAACTTTGTGGGCTGGATGGGAACCGGCATAGTCTTCATGTCCGTCGCTACCCTGCTGTGGCCCAAGCAACCCCTCGCCCTTTCACGCCAGCAACTGGTTTTCCCCCTCGTGGTGTATCTCAGTAACCTGGCATTCTCCACGGTGATGAGCCTTGGGGCTGGGTTTGTGGTTCCGGTGTTGTTGGGCATGGTAACGGGTGTTATTCCAGCGATCGCCCTCTATTGGATGGCTCGCACCCCCGAAGCTGCGATCGAGCAAACCCTCGCCAACACCATGCGCGAAACCGCCGTCGTCAACCCCCCCGCGACGCTTCCCGTTGTTTCAACAAAATAG
- a CDS encoding GNAT family N-acetyltransferase — protein sequence MDSIELQSSHVEYRPLTLQDKSTYFPTILTLVHAESQQPQSLLKCWSPSFYEQFWTSDGSILGALIGETLVGFALLGFSALIPAIWVSYLDDLGIRREQCGACRSIIIAASYRRNAIGSALFQFHMGYAQAQGLKHLFGTAHPDNTGSLRLFQNGGFSLVGQIDAHESMGPRILLHKSL from the coding sequence ATGGACAGCATCGAATTGCAATCAAGCCACGTTGAATATCGGCCCCTCACACTTCAAGACAAATCTACTTATTTCCCAACTATTCTGACCTTAGTTCATGCAGAATCCCAGCAACCTCAGTCACTCCTGAAGTGTTGGTCACCTTCGTTTTATGAACAGTTCTGGACATCTGACGGATCTATTTTAGGCGCGTTGATCGGTGAAACCTTAGTTGGTTTTGCCTTGCTTGGGTTTTCGGCACTCATCCCTGCGATCTGGGTGTCTTATTTGGACGATCTTGGGATTCGGCGAGAACAGTGTGGGGCCTGTCGCTCCATCATCATTGCAGCATCCTATCGGAGAAACGCCATTGGTTCAGCGTTATTTCAATTCCACATGGGTTATGCGCAAGCGCAAGGTTTAAAGCACCTTTTTGGGACTGCCCATCCGGACAACACAGGATCGTTACGGCTGTTTCAGAACGGTGGTTTCTCCCTCGTGGGTCAGATCGATGCCCATGAGTCTATGGGGCCACGAATCTTGCTCCATAAGTCCCTGTGA
- a CDS encoding phage tail sheath family protein encodes MALDYFAPGVYVEEVDRGSRPIEGVSMSVAGFIGYTEDVRGDAELFKPMMITNFDQYLEYFGKPGSDGFTEFKKAADDGSEETYYPYLPFAVQGWFLNGGGRCWITSIGTKLPGTPAPPPEEVSTPVMTAGGKPSLAFNVATSEEDGAALAPAGSEDARLRVVITESTPKPPESEDDEPPIDDGQFFQLKVVLGETVLEEYDHLSMNPEVETAVANYAVTAIADSEYVTINDISVSGQALSRRPANGVFEIAPPPYISPVNNATRDITGNRNDKTGMQGIFEVDEVAMIAFPDLMLLFQAGILDLDQVHGVMELMVSLCENSFPGPPYRMAVIDPPPIKPGKSNDPVAPETQKPQDVDAWLTSFNRRSMFGALYYPWIKVANPANAGRPIMVPPSGHMMGVWCRVDGTRGIFKAPANEAPRGVLGLAYETNTREQELLNPKGINCIRNFANYNRGYLIWGARTLVDPTNIQWRYISVRRLMSYVEKSIEIGTQWVVFEPNDADLWSRVTRTVSNFLEGLWRAGALQGGSPGESFYVKCDAELNTHETMMMGRLYVEVGVCPVRPAEFVIFRVSQWAPGA; translated from the coding sequence ATGGCCTTGGACTATTTTGCACCCGGTGTCTACGTCGAAGAAGTAGACCGTGGCAGTCGCCCTATTGAAGGGGTCAGCATGAGTGTTGCGGGCTTCATTGGGTACACCGAAGACGTTCGCGGCGACGCAGAACTCTTCAAACCCATGATGATCACCAACTTCGATCAATACCTAGAATATTTCGGCAAACCCGGCTCGGACGGCTTCACTGAATTCAAAAAAGCCGCCGACGACGGCAGCGAAGAAACCTACTATCCCTACCTTCCCTTTGCAGTTCAGGGATGGTTTCTCAATGGTGGCGGTCGCTGCTGGATCACCAGCATCGGCACCAAACTGCCGGGCACGCCTGCCCCCCCGCCCGAAGAAGTATCCACCCCCGTCATGACCGCCGGGGGGAAACCCTCCCTCGCCTTTAATGTTGCCACCAGTGAAGAAGATGGGGCTGCGTTGGCTCCCGCTGGCAGCGAAGACGCTCGCCTGCGGGTGGTGATCACAGAAAGCACCCCGAAACCCCCGGAATCCGAGGACGACGAACCGCCCATTGATGACGGTCAATTCTTCCAACTCAAGGTTGTTCTGGGCGAAACCGTCCTCGAAGAGTACGACCACCTGAGCATGAATCCTGAGGTGGAAACCGCTGTGGCAAACTATGCGGTAACAGCGATCGCCGACTCCGAATATGTCACCATCAACGACATTTCCGTCAGTGGTCAAGCCCTCTCCCGCCGCCCCGCCAACGGCGTTTTTGAAATCGCACCGCCCCCCTACATCTCCCCCGTCAACAACGCCACCCGTGACATCACCGGGAACCGTAACGACAAAACCGGGATGCAGGGCATTTTCGAGGTGGATGAGGTCGCCATGATCGCCTTCCCCGACCTGATGCTATTGTTCCAAGCCGGAATTTTAGACTTAGATCAAGTTCATGGCGTGATGGAATTGATGGTGAGCCTCTGTGAAAACTCCTTCCCAGGGCCGCCCTACCGGATGGCAGTGATCGATCCGCCGCCGATTAAACCCGGCAAGAGCAATGATCCAGTAGCCCCCGAAACCCAAAAACCCCAAGATGTGGACGCTTGGCTCACCAGCTTTAACCGTCGCTCCATGTTTGGCGCTCTCTACTATCCCTGGATTAAAGTCGCCAACCCCGCGAATGCCGGTCGTCCTATTATGGTTCCCCCCTCCGGGCACATGATGGGCGTTTGGTGTCGCGTCGATGGCACACGCGGCATCTTCAAGGCTCCCGCCAATGAAGCTCCCCGTGGTGTCTTGGGTCTCGCCTACGAAACCAACACCCGTGAACAAGAACTGCTCAACCCGAAAGGCATCAACTGTATTCGGAACTTCGCCAACTACAACCGAGGCTACCTGATTTGGGGCGCACGGACGTTGGTAGACCCGACGAATATCCAATGGCGTTATATCAGTGTGCGCCGGTTGATGAGCTACGTTGAGAAGTCCATTGAGATTGGAACGCAGTGGGTCGTTTTTGAACCGAACGATGCCGATCTGTGGTCACGGGTGACGCGCACCGTGAGCAACTTCCTCGAAGGGTTGTGGCGTGCGGGTGCGCTCCAAGGTGGTTCACCGGGTGAATCATTCTACGTGAAGTGCGATGCTGAACTGAACACCCACGAAACCATGATGATGGGTCGGCTGTATGTCGAAGTGGGGGTCTGTCCTGTCCGCCCGGCTGAATTTGTGATCTTCCGGGTCAGTCAGTGGGCACCAGGAGCGTAA
- a CDS encoding phage tail protein, giving the protein MAELNPIPTSRFYLEFDGLTEKFVASVAEFSFEGKTTGHEKPLASTKDGKTLWQSTSAGFTDNPDFAVETYLVEGDMDWYNWMKSTMPKSEGGDGKWKESRKAGTLTAYNSMDEAVMEWKIVNAWVKSYSVSDFSADGAEFVKETFEIVCEDVNRTK; this is encoded by the coding sequence ATGGCAGAGTTGAATCCAATTCCAACAAGTCGATTTTATTTAGAGTTTGATGGTCTCACTGAAAAGTTTGTGGCCAGTGTGGCGGAGTTTTCCTTTGAGGGGAAAACCACCGGCCATGAAAAGCCGTTAGCCTCAACGAAGGACGGCAAAACCCTTTGGCAAAGTACCTCGGCTGGGTTTACGGATAACCCAGATTTTGCGGTGGAAACCTATCTCGTCGAAGGGGATATGGATTGGTATAACTGGATGAAGTCCACAATGCCGAAGAGTGAAGGGGGGGATGGCAAGTGGAAGGAAAGCCGCAAAGCCGGAACCCTAACCGCCTACAACAGTATGGATGAGGCGGTGATGGAGTGGAAAATCGTCAATGCTTGGGTGAAGAGCTACAGCGTTTCGGATTTTTCGGCGGATGGGGCTGAATTTGTCAAAGAAACGTTTGAGATCGTCTGTGAAGATGTGAACCGGACGAAGTAA
- a CDS encoding phage tail protein yields MASGELLANSKFYITIDGYDELIVKSVSGLSITLEVAGSDSSYGVTKDGKSVVQATVTGVSNSNITVVFVGTADDRRLFDWWDASHSREITGGGSGSKGERKTASVTLFNQGGASAAQWDMTGVFPVKYTGTQFSPDSADLYTETIEFAYENLHRIK; encoded by the coding sequence ATGGCAAGCGGAGAGCTTCTAGCCAACTCGAAATTTTACATCACGATTGACGGCTATGATGAACTGATCGTCAAAAGCGTCAGCGGTTTAAGCATTACCCTAGAGGTCGCCGGCTCAGATTCATCCTACGGGGTCACCAAAGACGGCAAAAGTGTCGTCCAAGCCACCGTCACCGGGGTCAGCAACTCCAACATCACGGTCGTTTTTGTCGGCACTGCTGACGATCGCCGCCTCTTCGACTGGTGGGATGCCTCCCACTCACGGGAAATCACCGGGGGCGGTTCCGGCAGCAAAGGGGAACGCAAAACCGCCAGTGTCACCCTCTTCAACCAAGGGGGAGCATCAGCCGCACAGTGGGACATGACCGGGGTGTTTCCCGTGAAATACACCGGCACACAATTCAGCCCCGACAGTGCCGACCTCTACACCGAAACCATCGAATTTGCTTACGAAAACTTGCATCGTATCAAGTAA
- a CDS encoding phage tail protein yields the protein MAKKKKKTGELPEILSNSKFYVELSLDDSEEIDAFFMECSGMNRELDVIELAEVTPNKWGKGGKGTYGRIRHTKLPGNVKSSNITLKRGLCNSTTIWDWFTAVAVGRWFEKFRDGDITIYDQGHIEQARFRFTGAWPSSYTIGDLSAGGSELEIEEVELVVAQFYRVSN from the coding sequence ATGGCCAAAAAAAAGAAAAAAACGGGAGAATTGCCCGAAATTCTCAGTAACAGCAAGTTTTACGTGGAATTATCCCTCGACGACAGCGAAGAAATCGATGCCTTTTTCATGGAATGCAGCGGGATGAATCGCGAACTCGACGTGATTGAACTTGCAGAAGTCACCCCGAATAAATGGGGGAAAGGCGGCAAAGGAACCTACGGACGGATTCGTCACACCAAACTCCCCGGCAATGTGAAAAGCAGCAACATCACCTTAAAGCGGGGACTGTGTAACTCCACCACAATTTGGGATTGGTTCACGGCGGTGGCGGTGGGTCGATGGTTTGAAAAATTTCGCGATGGGGATATCACAATCTACGACCAAGGCCATATCGAACAGGCCCGCTTTCGGTTTACGGGGGCTTGGCCGAGTAGCTATACGATTGGGGATTTGTCGGCGGGGGGCAGCGAGTTGGAAATTGAAGAAGTGGAACTAGTGGTGGCGCAGTTTTATCGAGTCAGTAACTAA